The genomic DNA ATCGCAGGACCTTTCCGCATACGACTTTGCGAATCGACGCACTGTGAACACCGGGTCGTGGCTCACCAAGTCGGTGCATGGCCACGGCCTCGGGACCGAGATGCGTGCGGCGCTGTTGCTGTTCGCCTTTGACACGCTCGGTGCGGAGTGGGCCGAATCAGGCGCCGCGAGTTGGAACGAAGCGTCCCTCAAAGTCTCGAAGAAGCTCGGCTACGAGCTGAACGGTGTGACACGCGTCGCTCCGCGCCCGGGGGAGTCGGTCGACGAGCAACGAGTGCGCCTGGAGAAGAAGTCTTTCGTCCGGCCCGATTGGTCGATTTCCATTCGCGGCGCAGCGCCGGCCCTTGCCCAGTTGGGAATCCGCGGATAATCCTGCCGCAACTGCACCGCTATTTGATCAGTCGAACGTGAACGGCATCCGGAGTGCACCTCTGAGCTGCAAAGCGAACGGTTCGCGCTCCGAAGGATCGACCCACCGTGCCTCCTCTTGTCGCTGATAGAGGCGATCGTCTGTGAAGCGCGGGAACACGTGCATATGAAGGTGCCACACATCCTGATTCCCGGCGGGCTCGTTGTGCTGTCGAGTCGACGTGCCCTCGCATCCGTAGGACGCGCGGATGCCGATCGCGACCCGCTGCGTCAGCTCCCACACCGCGTACCCGTCCGCTGATGACAGGTCGTAGATGTTCTCCACGTGCACCCGCGGAATGACGAGGACCGCCCCGGGATTATCTGGCCACCACTTCGGAGCGATGCGAGCATAGGCGCGTTCCGTGACGGCAACGATGTCAGAGGGCTGGTTCTGTTCGTTGAAGATGCCTTGCTGGAGCAGACAGAACGGACACGAGTAGCCGGCCGGCTCATGCGTAGTCGAAAGCACACACGATCATCCCACGGAGGGGGAGTGGCACCTCGGCTTCTCGTGGTGACCTGGCGCAATCGGGGCCGGCATACTCGATTCGATGCATCAGTGGATGTCGCGCTGACCGCGAGTGCGGACCCGCAGCTAGCCTTCTTCTATGCGCATCGTGGTTGACGCGAGTGACACAATGGCCCGCCTCGGCCAGGTTGCGATCTGGTCGTTCGAGCTTGAGGCGTGGGGGGAGTGTGCTCAAGCTGCCACGGAGGAAGAAGCTCGCTCCCGCTTCGCGAGACGGGCCAGAATTGCACCTGAGGTTCTTGAGGTGCAAGAGCGAATCACTGGAGCTACGGCCGTCTTCGCTAACGATCTGCTCCCTGGAAAAGATGCGCAGATTTCACGGACCGTCCAGATCATTGACGCGCAACGGATCCTCACGCTCGCGCTGCTGAACGCCGCTACCGACGAAGAGTTGGATATGCACGATCCCGCAGTGAAGCAGCCCGCATGGATGGCTTGGCGCACGCCGGGGGAGATACTTCGGCATATCGCCGACACCGAAGCACGCGCCTATCCGCGATGGTGTGGGCTGGCGCAGCTGGAGCCCATCGATGACCTTCGCGAGGAGCTCGCTCGCTCCTCACGTCATATCCGCGAGATCGTCCACACCATGCCGAGGACGTTTCGAAACGAGCATCGCGGCGAAATGTGGACTCCAGTCAAGCTTCTTCGCCGCCTGGCCTGGCACGAACGCATCGAGCTGGTTTTCTTGCGTCGACGTCTGCAGCAGCTTCGTTGACGGCTCATCGGTTCGGCGATTAGAACTGCGGCCAAATCCTCCGAGCTACCAGCTACCGATGCATCAGCGGAGATCGCTATGGTTGCTTGCATGGCGATCGTTTCGGTGTATCTCGACGGCTCTGGAGTGAGCCCTCGGCGCGCGCATCGCTGATCCCAGACACACGGCACACCCCAGAGCCCCAAGGTGAAGACCATCCGGTCTTCACCTTTCTTGCGTTCGACGCGAGCGGGGTCTGCTGGGAGTTCTCGCTCACAGATCGAGGGAGAATTCCATGACCACACCTGACCAAGTGCTCGACCGACTGAGCCGCACGACTGAGCAGATCTTCGGCCGTGAAGACCTGCTGGAACGGCTCTCCCGCGGGAGGCCGCTCCGGATCAAGTTCGGCGTCGATTGCACTGCGCCCGACCTGCATCTCGGCCACGCAGTGAATCTCTGGATGATGCGGTACCTGCAGGATCTCGGTCACGTCGTCGTCTTCCTTCTCGGCGACACCACGACCCGAGTCGGCGACCCCACCGGCCGCAGCAGCACCCGCCCCGTGCTCACCACGGACCAGATCGAACGAAATGCTCAGGCATTCCTCGATCAGGTGAGCCTCGTCCTGCGACATGAGCCGGACGTGCTCGAGATCCGTCGCAACTCGGAGTGGTACGACTCCATGTCGATCAGCGACTTGATCGGCGAACTGAGCCTTGTCACACACAGTCAGCTGATGGCCCGCGACATGTTCCAGAAGCGGGTCGAGGAGCGCCGTGAGATCGCGATGCACGAGTTGGTCTACCCGGTGCTGCAGGGCTTCGACAGCGTGGCGCTGCAATCGGATCTGACGATCGTCGGCTCCGATCAACTTTTCAACGAGAACATGGGGCGAGAGCTTCAGGTGAAGCACGGCCAGCGGCCACAGACCGTCATCACAAGCACCATCACTCCGGGTCTCGATGGGGGCCCAAAGCAATCGAAGTCGTTGGGAAACTACGTCGGGCTCGCGCAGGTGGCGGACGACAAGTTCGGACGACTGATGACCTTGAACGACGATCTCATCGGCGTATGGGCGAAGGTTTACACCGAACTGCCGCTGGCCGTCGTAAGCGAACTTGCCCAACGATCCGGCCTCGGTGGCGTGGACGCTCGCAACGCCAAGCTGGACCTTGCGGAGGCGATCGTTGCGCGCCACCATGGCGTCTCGGAGGCTGAGCGAGCGCGGCGTACGTTTCTCGAGGTGTTCTCAGAGCGCGCGTTTCCCGACGGGATGCCGCAACTCGATGTGCTCCACCATGCGACCGTACTTCAGCTCGTGGAGGCTGCGCGTCCTGAGCTCACACGGTCAGGTGCGCGGAGACTCATCGCCGAAGGAGGCGTACGGATCAATGGTGTGAAGCGGCTCGATGGCGAAGAACTCGTGTCTGTGGGAGCCGAGGATGTGCTCCAGGCTGGGCGACGACGCTGGTTCAGGCTGGCTGTGCACGGTGGTTGATGCAGACCAGGAAAGGCAGAGAGCGCGGCTTCTCATCGCAACCGGGGGAGGAGCCGCTCGTGTTCTCTTCGCGTGCTCGTGGTTTTCCATCGCAGAGTCCGTCCAGCAACTGGAAGCGAAATCACGCAGCCGTCGCCTTGAGAACGCCCTGCGGCAAGTTCTCACGGCGACCGCCACAGATTATTTCTCCAACGAATGTGCTGAGGTCAGAAGCGAGAGACGCCGTTTCGAACGACGGTTTCCGTCGCCGCCCATCCGATCCCAGATCTGCTTCACCCGCGTGCGCCAACCGCAAGATCCACTCCGGAGGGGAGTCGCGCCATCCGGCGTACGCGCCTCCAGAGCGGGTCGACATTCCTCGAGCTGACATAATGTGCATTATCGGCTACAACCCGATACGGTGCGGCAGCTGCAACGCGTCCCTGAAAGCAACCTCAGCGGCGGCCATAGAGATGATCGCGAAGAACGCTCATGGCTTCCGAGGCGGTGCTCGCCCCAGGGACAGCTTCTCTGCCGGCGACGAAGATCACATCGTCATGATCCGCGTAGACAGACCATTCGGCCGAGAACACATCGTTGCCGCCGTCGTGCCAGTAAAAGCGGCCAATGCCCGCGACGTCCTGAACGACCAGCCCATAGCCATAGAAACTCGTGCCGGAAGCGTCCTCTGCAATGTGAGGATGCAGGAGCTGTTCCAAAGATGATTCGGAAACGACTTTTCCATTAAGAAGGGCCTGGAGGAAACCCAAGAAGTTCTCGGCGGTCGTGATCAGTCCGCCGTTGCCGATGAGGTGCCATGACGCATCGTGACCTCCCCAGCTGGCGTCGATGACGCCCTTTCCTTCCGTGGATCGAAGCGAGCGTCCGTCGTCATAGGACGACAAGTAACCGATGCTGTCCAGCCCTGCCGGCGCCAGTACCTCGTCGCGTAGGTATTGCTCGTACGATAGGCCGCTGCGCACTTCGATGATGGCAGCGAGTATCGAGTAACCGACGTTGGAATAGGCGTATTGCGTACCAGGAGTCTCGACGAGTGGAGATGCGAATGCTCGCTGGAGAAACTCGTCTCTGTTGATCTCCTCGGCGTCGTCACCGACGGATTCGGTGAAGCCGCCGGCATGAGTAAGAAGCTGCTCGACCGTGATCATCGCTTTGTCACTGGGTACCTCGTGAAAGATGTCCGAAAGCGTCTCGTCGAAGCGCACTCCGGACTGTTCGACAAGTTTCGAGACCGCCACCGCTGTCACCGTCTTGGTGATCGACCCGATGTCGACGAGAGACTTCTCGGGAGCCACGGCGTCATCTCGAAGCGCACCGAACTCTCGCACGACCGCGGGCGCTCCGTCGTGGGAAAAGGCCACGATCACGGGTGCCATCTCACGCTCGAGGACGTCGAAAGCCGCGGCGAGCCGGTCGTTCGTCGTCGAGGGCAGCGCCTCGTCAGGCTCGCGCTCGGCGCTACTGCAGCCGGCAATCGACAGCACCAGAGCGACGCTGGAGAGGGCACAGAGCAGTCGACGCACGTCTCGACGTTAGAAGAGACCAGGCCGCGCCGCGACCTTTCAAAGGGAACCGAGAACATCCTGTGGGCGGGGCCACAGGACCGATCCGGCCGGCAACTCCCCCGCCCGTGCCCACAACGCCATGTCCACGCTCCTGGT from Microbacterium sp. LWO13-1.2 includes the following:
- a CDS encoding HIT family protein, translated to MLSTTHEPAGYSCPFCLLQQGIFNEQNQPSDIVAVTERAYARIAPKWWPDNPGAVLVIPRVHVENIYDLSSADGYAVWELTQRVAIGIRASYGCEGTSTRQHNEPAGNQDVWHLHMHVFPRFTDDRLYQRQEEARWVDPSEREPFALQLRGALRMPFTFD
- a CDS encoding serine hydrolase domain-containing protein, whose protein sequence is MRRLLCALSSVALVLSIAGCSSAEREPDEALPSTTNDRLAAAFDVLEREMAPVIVAFSHDGAPAVVREFGALRDDAVAPEKSLVDIGSITKTVTAVAVSKLVEQSGVRFDETLSDIFHEVPSDKAMITVEQLLTHAGGFTESVGDDAEEINRDEFLQRAFASPLVETPGTQYAYSNVGYSILAAIIEVRSGLSYEQYLRDEVLAPAGLDSIGYLSSYDDGRSLRSTEGKGVIDASWGGHDASWHLIGNGGLITTAENFLGFLQALLNGKVVSESSLEQLLHPHIAEDASGTSFYGYGLVVQDVAGIGRFYWHDGGNDVFSAEWSVYADHDDVIFVAGREAVPGASTASEAMSVLRDHLYGRR
- the tyrS gene encoding tyrosine--tRNA ligase; amino-acid sequence: MTTPDQVLDRLSRTTEQIFGREDLLERLSRGRPLRIKFGVDCTAPDLHLGHAVNLWMMRYLQDLGHVVVFLLGDTTTRVGDPTGRSSTRPVLTTDQIERNAQAFLDQVSLVLRHEPDVLEIRRNSEWYDSMSISDLIGELSLVTHSQLMARDMFQKRVEERREIAMHELVYPVLQGFDSVALQSDLTIVGSDQLFNENMGRELQVKHGQRPQTVITSTITPGLDGGPKQSKSLGNYVGLAQVADDKFGRLMTLNDDLIGVWAKVYTELPLAVVSELAQRSGLGGVDARNAKLDLAEAIVARHHGVSEAERARRTFLEVFSERAFPDGMPQLDVLHHATVLQLVEAARPELTRSGARRLIAEGGVRINGVKRLDGEELVSVGAEDVLQAGRRRWFRLAVHGG
- a CDS encoding GNAT family N-acetyltransferase, yielding MELEEIWPLFGLEIATPRLVLRPVRDDDLPELLQAALDGVHDPERTPFSIPWTDAAPSELPGNLASFQWSLRNRVHAHNWAIAFAVHYEGRVVGSQDLSAYDFANRRTVNTGSWLTKSVHGHGLGTEMRAALLLFAFDTLGAEWAESGAASWNEASLKVSKKLGYELNGVTRVAPRPGESVDEQRVRLEKKSFVRPDWSISIRGAAPALAQLGIRG